The following are from one region of the Coffea eugenioides isolate CCC68of chromosome 2, Ceug_1.0, whole genome shotgun sequence genome:
- the LOC113761509 gene encoding breast cancer type 1 susceptibility protein, producing the protein MDGSDSDINLNQEPVNQPVGSSASGFTSLWNEFHALGPANDSIEERFRQLKAATLRAGLSRRWQRICNLNENGGSSIDPIVDVNGGRGMHGGEESGGVIDSNVDKGKGCKRESGLLVAMALEMDTEIKKVPEDVGSFYDCNICLHLARDPILTCCGHMFCWACFFKLPYVDSTAKECPVCEGEVTDSNVIPIYGNGDSTRESKLESGMTIPPRPKAQRVEGARQQRVARGVYDIPVGEALRRIRTSISAMGDNPPQEDSNRDTTTFVTNFSMREENRLRRLRSLQMSRRLPERATSLSSASSALNVAETVVESLGTFLNNRRFQRSDAPVLSVDNGDTLTRNAAISQSEHQISSEEISSAVAGPSSSGTSDNFIAIEQTENMTNGTAGELNLPPRFHSPSRRRNSSSRGAG; encoded by the coding sequence ATGGATGGTTCGGATAGTGATATTAACTTGAACCAAGAACCTGTGAACCAGCCTGTTGGTTCATCAGCATCAGGTTTTACGTCTTTATGGAATGAATTTCATGCACTAGGACCTGCTAATGATAGTATAGAAGAGAGGTTTAGACAGCTCAAGGCTGCAACTCTTAGAGCAGGGCTGAGCCGTAGGTGGCAACGGATTTGCAATTTGAACGAAAACGGTGGTTCATCTATTGATCCTATAGTTGATGTGAATGGTGGTAGAGGAATGCATGGTGGGGAAGAGAGTGGAGGTGTTATTGATAGCAATGTTGATAAGGGGAAAGGTTGCAAAAGGGAAAGTGGTCTTTTGGTTGCCATGGCACTGGAGATGGACACCGAAATTAAGAAGGTTCCTGAGGATGTGGGGAGTTTCTATGATTGTAACATTTGTCTGCATTTGGCGAGGGATCCTATCTTGACTTGCTGTGGTCACATGTTTTGTTGGGCTTGCTTTTTTAAGTTGCCATATGTTGATTCAACTGCAAAAGAATGTCCTGTGTGCGAGGGAGAAGTGACGGATTCCAATGTCATCCCAATTTATGGCAATGGCGATAGTACTAGGGAGTCAAAATTGGAGTCTGGAATGACTATACCTCCAAGGCCAAAGGCACAGCGAGTGGAGGGTGCAAGGCAGCAGCGGGTGGCTAGGGGTGTGTATGATATTCCAGTTGGAGAAGCATTAAGGCGAATTAGGACTAGTATAAGTGCAATGGGGGACAACCCTCCGCAAGAAGACTCCAACAGAGATACTACAACTTTCGTTACAAATTTTTCAATGAGGGAAGAGAATCGACTTCGACGGCTGCGCTCCCTACAGATGTCTAGAAGATTACCAGAGAGAGCTACTTCTCTTTCTTCTGCTTCATCTGCTCTTAATGTTGCAGAAACGGTAGTTGAAAGTCTTGGGACATTCCTTAATAACCGTCGTTTCCAAAGAAGTGATGCACCGGTTTTGTCTGTTGATAATGGGGATACCCTTACTAGGAATGCTGCAATTTCACAATCAGAGCATCAGATATCAAGTGAAGAGATTAGTTCTGCAGTAGCTGGTCCCTCATCCTCTGGAACAAGCGACAATTTCATCGCCATCGAGCAAACAGAGAACATGACAAATGGTACTGCTGGTGAACTGAATCTGCCCCCTCGTTTTCATTCACCATCGAGGAGAAGAAACAGTTCATCAAGGGGTGCAGGTTAG
- the LOC113759451 gene encoding uncharacterized protein LOC113759451, producing the protein MAPGLVYSCTICNYFLHQKCSEMPQQITHPFDKDHVFDLLPRPCYAEGFFNCDACGKQGQGFCYHCKICFTDLHILCAALPMNINHQSHHHQLKLIFSPHYPEKTFSCDICYDAGSCHWLYNCDMCEFDAHLDCATNVTVNIHRNMHPRQTTSDLDRMQKLSIGSTSTPQQFRPNLHSGFSSYRYMQMVGAPVCAPFWQRPNNDNLIVKFSTEHGPTQQIISDITSGGGEAISADVFGGPQDLFQGLSVSNGGQNTSPPSAGCGDGSGQHNLQNLMGASGTGNIYGLDIFGSLSMLDGVNMRGLLGGLLGVIARRITRRITRRITRRITRRITRRRTRRSHQNQAPNLDWRKINRQRRIMSSQVESSINHFSHPHPLQLSNHQNSLTSVSCSGCKLKATGLIYSCSTCNYFLHVKCSKMPQQITHPFDKNHVLSLLPKPLYQEGFFNCDACGKQGDGFCYHCKICNIDLHILCSAKPLSFTHQSHNHQLKLIFSPPHPSKIFNCDICNTLGSNHWLYRCDFCDFDVHLNCTNNVPSVAPAMQTNFFNQSQTTFTAAANQTPIPQVHHHFQHPGTASRSAPEVPPQAPPSYQAYNPHFVAPAAAAGIPVPNFNPAMTPGNQGIHSAGMPSVHWQNNEHLQALQRLQALFANFSQNSFNQHHHTQALMAGGGLGGGIGGFGSGAGGLGGGAGRIGGGGGLGGMQNLIQSLSGVGNGVGGSIPGLDLFGNGGGGGLDILQGLLGGDGGGLSMLNGLDLGGLLGGFL; encoded by the exons ATGGCCCCAGGGCTGGTATACAGTTGCACCATTTGCAACTACTTCCTTCACCAGAAGTGTTCAGAAATGCCTCAGCAAATCACTCACCCTTTCGACAAAGACCATGTTTTCGATCTCCTCCCAAGACCCTGTTATGCTGAAGGCTTCTTTAACTGTGATGCGTGCGGGAAGCAAGGCCAAGGCTTCTGCTACCATTGCAAAATATGCTTTACAGATCTTCATATACTTTGCGCAGCACTGCCAATGAATATCAATCATCAATCCCATCATCACCAGCTCAAGCTCATTTTCTCTCCACACTATCCCGAGAAAACCTTTTCTTGCGATATATGCTACGATGCAGGGTCCTGCCATTGGCTTTATAATTGTGACATGTGTGAGTTCGATGCTCACTTGGACTGTGCAACAAATGTTACAGTAAATATCCATCGAAATATGCACCCAAGACAGACAACATCCGATCTTGATCGGATGCAGAAGCTCTCTATTGGCTCAACATCTACTCCTCAGCAATTTCGACCAAATCTTCACTCAGGCTTCTCTTCTTATCGGTACATGCAAATGGTAGGTGCACCAGTTTGTGCACCATTTTGGCAAAGGCCGAATAACGATAATTTGATAGTTAAATTTTCCACTGAACATGGCCCTACTCAGCAAATTATATCGGATATCACAAGTGGTGGAGGTGAAGCTATTAGCGCGGATGTTTTCGGAGGACCGCAGGACTTGTTTCAAGGATTATCAGTAAGTAATGGCGGACAGAATACTTCTCCGCCTTCTGCAGGCTGTGGGGACGGGAGCGGGCAACATAATTTGCAAAATTTAATGGGTGCATCTGGCACCGGCAATATCTACGGTCTTGATATTTTTGGAAGTTTGTCAATGCTTGATGGGGTAAATATGAGAGGATTACTAGGAGGGTTACTAGGTGTAATTGCCAGGAGGATTACTAGAAGAATTACTAGGAGGATCACCAGGAGGATTACTAGGAGAATTACTAGGAGAAGAACTAGAAGG TCTCACCAAAATCAAGCCCCAAATTTAGACTGGAGAAAGATCAATAGGCAAAGAAGGATCATGAGCTCCCAAGTTGAATCCTCCATCAACCATTTTAGCCATCCACACCCTTTGCAGctttccaatcatcaaaactccCTGACCTCAGTTTCATGTTCAGGATGCAAGCTGAAAGCAACTGGATTGATTTACAGTTGCTCAACTTGCAACTACTTCCTCCATGTCAAATGTTCAAAAATGCCTCAGCAAATAACTCACCCTTTTGATAAAAACCATGTTTTGTCTCTTCTCCCAAAGCCACTTTACCAGGAGGGCTTCTTCAACTGTGACGCATGTGGGAAGCAAGGCGATGGCTTCTGCTACCACTGCAAGATATGCAATATTGATCTTCATATCCTTTGCTCGGCAAAGCCATTGAGCTTTACTCACCAGTCTCATAATCACCAGCTCAAGCTGATTTTCTCACCACCCCATCCTAGCAAAATCTTTAACTGTGATATATGCAACACTTTGGGGTCCAACCATTGGCTTTATAGgtgtgatttttgtgattttgatgTTCATTTGAACTGTACAAATAATGTTCCATCAGTTGCACCAGCAatgcaaacaaatttttttaatcaaagtCAGACAACATTCACGGCTGCAGCAAATCAAACTCCCATCCCACAGGTTCATCATCATTTTCAACACCCTGGAACAGCTTCAAGATCTGCTCCTGAGGTTCCTCCTCAGGCTCCTCCGAGCTATCAAGCCTATAATCCACACTTTGTCGCGCCAGCTGCAGCAGCAGGCATTCCTGTTCCGAACTTTAATCCTGCCATGACCCCTGGAAATCAGGGAATTCATTCAGCGGGTATGCCTTCCGTGCACTGGCAGAATAATGAGCATTTGCAGGCGCTCCAAAGGCTTCAAGCTTTATTTGCCAATTTCTCTCAAAACAGCTTTAACCAGCACCACCACACTCAAGCCCTCATGGCAGGTGGAGGACTAGGTGGCGGAATTGGAGGCTTTGGCAGTGGAGCTGGAGGACTTGGAGGTGGAGCTGGACGAATTGGTGGAGGTGGAGGCCTTGGAGGAATGCAAAACTTGATTCAATCATTATCAGGAGTTGGTAATGGTGTAGGAGGTAGTATCCCAGGCCTGGATCTCTTTGGGAATGGTGGAGGTGGAGGGCTGGATATTTTGCAAGGTTTATTGGGTGGCGATGGAGGAGGTTTATCAATGCTTAATGGTTTGGATTTGGGAGGATTACTAGGAGGATTTCTTTGA
- the LOC113762496 gene encoding uncharacterized protein LOC113762496, which translates to MGKPGSQPQFDQSSTTPGTDQSSSASINHFSHPHPLQLSNCQSQQGFSANLCSGCKLEASGIVYRCTMCNYFLHQKCSQMPQNITHPFDQNNHVLSLLPKPAYPQGIFNCDACSQQGNGFCYHCQTCGIDLHILCASMPMEFTHQSHHHQLNLTFSPPYPDKAFSCDICKMNGHNHWLYHCSICQFDVHLTCVNALPINRTFTQPPSVLNQIQSMITRSISMPPAQPTMPNNFANNVNPVGFNSFRPTGGMAAPIHLQSQPQSFVATPYAAPTPMQQTFIPPNNYMTHGGYGQPVMPAGYAQQQNTMTTQIAGGVANGLASGASQSATQALIQGIFGGGGGNGGGGNDVTGFSTTGADVIPADQGTYFVSDGSFNQIDGGYGGDVTTTY; encoded by the coding sequence atgggaAAGCCTGGTTCCCAACCTCAGTTTGATCAGTCTTCAACAACTCCAGGGACTGATCAATCTTCTTCAGCTTCAATCAACCATTTCAGTCATCCACATCCTCTACAACTCTCCAACTGTCAATCCCAACAAGGCTTCAGTGCCAATTTATGCTCAGGCTGCAAACTTGAGGCCTCAGGAATCGTATACCGTTGCACTATGTGCAACTACTTTCTGCATCAAAAATGTTCTCAAATGCCTCAAAATATCACTCATCCCTTCGACCAAAACAACCATGTTCTTTCCCTCCTCCCAAAACCAGCCTACCCTCAAGGCATATTCAACTGTGATGCCTGTAGCCAACAAGGCAATGGCTTCTGTTATCACTGTCAAACCTGTGGAATAGATCTCCACATCCTTTGCGCATCCATGCCAATGGAATTCACTCATCAATCTCACCACCACCAACTTAACCTCACATTCTCACCACCTTATCCAGACAAAGCCTTCTCCTGTGATATCTGCAAGATGAATGGGCACAACCACTGGCTATACCACTGCAGCATCTGTCAATTCGACGTTCATTTGACCTGTGTAAATGCGTTACCAATAAATCGTACTTTCACTCAACCTCCATCAGTGCTGAATCAGATCCAGTCCATGATTACAAGAAGTATTTCAATGCCTCCTGCACAGCCGACCATGCCTAACAATTTCGCGAACAACGTAAATCCTGTGGGCTTCAATTCGTTCAGGCCTACAGGAGGCATGGCGGCGCCAATCCATCTGCAGTCTCAGCCTCAATCTTTTGTTGCGACCCCTTATGCAGCTCCAACTCCTATGCAGCAAACCTTCATCCCACCAAACAATTATATGACCCATGGAGGTTATGGCCAACCTGTTATGCCCGCTGGATATGCCCAACAGCAGAATACTATGACTACTCAGATTGCTGGTGGGGTAGCTAATGGGCTAGCTAGTGGTGCTTCTCAATCAGCGACACAGGCCCTGATTCAGGGAATAtttggtggtggtggaggaaaTGGAGGAGGAGGTAATGACGTTACTGGTTTTAGTACTACAGGAGCTGATGTGATTCCAGCAGATCAAGGCACATATTTTGTATCAGATGGCAGCTTCAACCAGATTGATGGAGGATATGGAGGAGATGTTACCACCACTTATTGA